A window from Felis catus isolate Fca126 chromosome B1, F.catus_Fca126_mat1.0, whole genome shotgun sequence encodes these proteins:
- the LOC101098379 gene encoding 40S ribosomal protein S23-like, with product MGKYLGLHTARKCRSHLGDQKRHGKQYREAHLGTALKANAFGGASHAKEIVLEKIGAEAKQPNSAIRKCDRVQLIENGQKITAFVPNDSCLNFTEENDDVPVGGFGHKGHAISDIPGFGSNIVRTARVSLLTLYKGKKERPRS from the coding sequence ATGGGCAAGTATCTCGGTCTCCATACTGCCAGGAAGTGCCGTAGCCACCTAGGAGATCAGAAGCGGCATGGTAAACAGTACAGGGAAGCCCATCTGGGCACAGCTCTGAAGGCCAATGCTTTTGGAGGTGCTTCCCACGCAAAGGAAATTGTGCTGGAAAAAATAGGGGCTGAAGCCAAACAGCCAAATTCTGCCATCAGGAAGTGTGACAGGGTCCAGCTGATTGAGAATGGCCAAAAAATCACAGCCTTTGTGCCCAATGATAGTTGTTTGAATTTTACGGAGGAAAATGATGATGTTCCTGTTGGTGGATTTGGTCACAAAGGTCATGCGATCAGTGACATTCCTGGATTTGGCTCTAACATTGTCAGAACAGCCAGGGTCTCTCTTTTGACTTTATACAAGGGCAAGAAGGAAAGACCAAGATCGTAA